In Mycobacterium sp. Aquia_213, the sequence ATCGTGGCCGCCAACCTGCTCGACGACGATCCGCGCCGGGTCAGCGACCGCATCACCACCTATGCGCTCTACATCGATCCGCCGCTGGGGCGCGCCGGGATGACCGTCAGCGAGGTCCGAGCGTCGGGCCGCAAGGCGCTGCTCGGGAGGCGGCCGATGACCAGGGTCGGCCGAGCCGTGGAAAAGGGTGAGACGCAAGGCTTTATGCAGGTCGTCGTCGATGCCGAAACCGGTCAGATCCTCGGAGCGGCCATCCTTGGGGTCGGCGGCGACGAGGCGATTCACGCCATCCTGGACGTCATGTCGGCCAAGGCGCCGTACACCACGCTGTCGCGCACGATGCACATCCATCCCACCGTCAGCGAGCTGATTCCCACCATGCTGCAGGAGATGTCACCGCTCGACTAGCGGGCCGCGATTATGCCGCCGGTTCGGTTGGATGTGAAATAGCTTGCGCCCGCACGTTATCCGGCCAGCCGGGATAGGGCGGCGGGGTGCCGCCGAAAACCGGACAGTACTCGTGGTGCGGACACCAATCGCACAACCGTGACTTGCTCGGACGGAAATCGCCTGTCGCACCAGCGGATTGGATGGCGCGCCAGATCGCCATCAGGGTCTTCTCGAAGCGCAGCAGCTCGTCGAGCTCGGGTGAGTAGTCCAGCACCTGGCCGTCGGCGAGGTAGATGAGGCGCAGCCGGGTGGGCGGCACACCGCGGGTACGCAGCAGCGCCACCGCATAGAACTTCATCTGGAACATCGCCTTGAATTCGGCCAGCGCTCGCGCCTCCGGTGGCGCCTTGCCGGTCTTGTAGTCGACCACCCGCAGCTCGCCGGTGGCGGCGACGTCGATCCGGTCGATGAACCCGCGCAGCAGTGTGCCGTCGGCAAGCTCCACCTCCACCCGCTGTTCGCAACACTGCGGATCGAACCGGGTCGGGTCTTCCAGCCGGTAATAACCGAACAGCAGCGCGCGGGCTTCCTCCAGTACCTGGGTCCGCTGGGCGGAGTCCAGCTCGGCGAACCGGTCGGGCTCGGCGGCCATCACCTGCTCCCAGGCGGGCTCCACCAGCGAAACCGCGGTCTCAAGGCCACGTGCTGCCGCGGGCAGGCCGTAGAGCTGCTCGAGTGCGGCGTGCACCACCGAGCCGCGGATCTGTGCCGTCGACGGCGGCTCGGGCAGCCGGTCGATCGCCCGGAACCGGTACAGCAACGGGCACTGCTTGAAATCCGCCGCTCGCGACGGCGACAGTGCCGGTCTCGAAGCCGGTCTCGAAGCCGCCCCCGCCTGGTCTTGCGGCTGGTCGGTCATATTCGCAGCCTAGGACGCACTGCCGACAACCCCGAGCATCGCCAACGGCGAGTCGGCTGGCACGCTGAACGGCGTGTCCAACACCGGTCCATTCGTCGTCGGCGAGCGCGTCCAGCTCACCGACGCCAAGGGCCGGCACTACACGATGGAGCTCACGGAAGGCGCCGAGTTCCACACCCATCGCGGCGCGATTCCGCACGACACGATCATCGGGCTGCAACAGGGCAGCGTGGTCAAATCCAGCAACGGCACCCCATACCTGGTGCTGCGCCCCCTGCTGGTCGACTACATCATGTCGATGCCGCGGGGGCCGCAGGTCATCTATCCCAAGGACGCCGCTCAGATCGTCCACGAGGGCGACATTTTCCCGGGTGCCCGCGTGCTCGAGGCCGGAGCCGGATCCGGTGCGCTGACCTGTTCGCTGTTGCGCGCGGTGGGGCCCGACGGGCAAGTGGTCTCCTACGAAGTGCGCGCGGATCACGCCGAACATGCGCGGCGCAACGTGGACGTCTTTTTCGGTCGGGCGCCCGCCAACTGGGAGCTGATCATCGGCGACGTCGTCGATTCCGGGCTGCCCGACGACTCGTTCGACCGGGCCGTGCTGGACATGCTCTCGCCGTGGGAGGTGCTGGACGCCGTGTCGCGGCTCGTCGTCGCCGGCGGGGTACTGGTGATCTACGTCGCCACGGTCACCCAACTGTCGAAGGTGGTGGAGGCGCTGCGGGCTCAGGAGTGCTGGACCGAGCCGCGCGCCTGGGAGACGATGCAGCGCGGTTGGCATGCTGTCGGCCTGGCGGTCCGGCCCCAGCACACGATGCGCGGGCACACCGCGTTCCTGGTGGCATCCCGACGGCTGGCGCCGGGAACAGTGGCCCCGATGCCGTTGGGCCGCAAGCGTCCGGGCCGGGACGGCTAGCCCTAGTCCTCGCTGTCCTCGCTGCGCATCAGTGAGCGTCGCACCGACAGCAGCTCGAACTCGGGATGCGCGGCGACCAGACGTTCGGCAGCGTCCAGGACTTCGACCGCGTGGGCACGGTCACCGGACACGACGGCCACCCCGATGCCCGCTCGCCGATGCAGATCCTGCGAACCCGTCTCGGCGGCCGACACGCCGAACTTGCGGCGCAGTTCGGCGACAACGGGACGGATCACCGAGCGTTTTTCCTTGAGCGATCGCACGTCGCCCAGCAATACGTCGAATTCGAGCCAGGCGATCCACATCAGGGCGACGGAGGCGGGGCAGGCGGAGGCGGGGCCGGCGGCTGGACGGGTTCCGGCGGCGGAGGCAGGGGAAGTGTCAGGCTGAGTGGGGGAGGCGTCGGGGTCGGCGAGTTGCCCAGTGCCAACAGCATTTCCGCGGTCCGGCGGGAAAGCTGCCAGCCGCCCTGAAAGGGCGCGAACTCCATCGGAAAGGCGAACGCGCCGCTGCTTCCCTTGGCGGTGTTGACGCTGACGAGGGACACCACGTTGGCCGGATTCTTGTCCGACCACGCGATGTTGTTGGCCACGAAACTCATCGGCAGGTAGCCGTTGTCGCGCAGCGCGTTGATGAACTTGTCCAGCGTGGCCGCGCTCTCCGGCGTTGCGCCTTCGACGAGGGTGACCTTGTTGATGCCCGGAACGTTCGGGTCGACAAGCCGGTTCAGCACTTCGACGAGAGCCTCGGGCACCGGCAGGGGAGCGGTCGGGGGAGCCGTGACGATCAACGGACTGGACGTCGGCGCGGTCACCGCCGAACGAGTCGACGGCAGCACCTTGGGCTCGCTGTGCGTGCACGCCGCGAGCCCCACAGCCGCCACGGCGGTGGCGGTGCTCAGTGCTACGGACAGGTGTCGCTGCATCCCTCGAACCGGCCGGGCTATTCGGCCACGCCTGATTCTTGGAGGGTGGCGGTTGCTGCGATCGGGCCAACTGGTGCAATGGAAGTCACAGTTGGAAACATTGCGTTGATGACCGCGACCACGGCAAGGCCTGTGGTGAGGGGTTTTGCGGTCAAGGGGTGTCCTTCCGGTGGTCCCAAATCGACGCCGAGGTTACCAGCGGGAGTAAAGACGCGACTTTTGATGGCTTTTGAGTTCACGCATGAACGGCCAATCGCCGGTAGCGTTATAAGGATCCACCGCATCAATTCGGGGCGGGAAAGGAGCGCAACATGGGTGAATCAGAGCGTTCTGAAGCATTCGGGGTCGATGACGAAACCGGTATGTCCAGCAGCGATGCCGCCGAGCTTGAACAGTTACGTCGCGAAGCAGCGGCACTGCGCGAGCAACTCGAGCAAGCCGCCGGGTCGGCAGGCAGCACGCGCTCCGCGCGCGATGTGCATCAGCTCGAAGCCCGCATCGACTCGCTCGCCGCGCGCAATTCCAAATTAATGGAAACTCTTAAAGAGGCGCGGCAGCAGTTACTTGCGTTGCGCGAAGAGGTCGATCGTCTCGGGCAGCCGCCCAGCGGCTACGGCGTCTTGCTCTCGTCCCACGAGGACGAAACGGTGGACGTGTTCACCTCGGGTCGCAAGATGCGATTGACCTGCTCGCCCAACATCGACGTGGCGTCCTTGCGCAAGGGCCAGACGGTCCGGCTCAACGAAGCCCTGACCGTCGTCGAGGCCGGCACGTACGAATCCGTCGGCGAGATCTCGACTTTGCGCGAGGTGCTCAACGACGGCCACCGCGCATTGGTCGTGGGCCACGCCGACGAGGAACGGATCGTGTGGCTGGCCGACCCACTGGTGGCCGAGGACTTGCCCGACGGCGTTCCCGACGCACTCAACGATGACACCAGGCCGCGCAAGTTGCGGCCTGGCGATTCTCTACTGGTCGACACCAAGGCCGGCTACGCCTTCGAGCGCATCCCGAAGGCCGAGGTCGAGGACCTGGTGCTCGAAGAGGTGCCCGACGTCAGCTACCAGGACATCGGTGGTCTGACCCGCCAGATCGAGCAGATCCGCGACGCCGTGGAGCTGCCGTTCCTGCACAAGGACCTGTACCGGGAGTACGCGCTGCGTCCGCCCAAGGGTGTGTTGCTGTATGGCCCGCCCGGTTGCGGTAAGACGCTGATCGCCAAGGCGGTCGCCAACTCGCTGGCCAAGAAGATGGCGGAGGTGCGCGGCGACGACGCCCGCGAGGCCAAGTCGTACTTCTTGAACATCAAGGGCCCCGAGCTGCTGAACAAGTTCGTCGGTGAGACCGAGCGCCACATCCGGCTGATCTTCCAGCGCGCCCGCGAGAAGGCGTCCGAGGGAACACCGGTGATCGTCTTCTTCGACGAGATGGATTCGATCTTCCGCACCCGCGGTACCGGCGTCTCCTCCGACGTCGAGACCACGGTGGTCCCGCAGCTGCTGTCCGAGATCGACGGCGTCGAAGGGCTGGAGAACGTCATCGTGATCGGCGCCTCCAACCGTGAGGACATGATCGACCCCGCGATCCTGCGGCCGGGACGTCTCGACGTGAAGATCAAGATCGAGAGGCCCGATGCCGAAGCGGCACAAGACATCTTCTCGAAGTACCTGGTCGAGACGCTGCCGGTGCACGCCGACGACATCGCCGAGTTCGACGGCGACCGTGGCGCGTGCATCGCGGCGATGATCGAAAAGGTCGTCGAGCGGATGTACGCCGAGATCGACGACAACCGGTTCCTGGAGGTCACCTACGCCAACGGTGACAAAGAAGTCATGTACTTCAAGGACTTCAACTCCGGGGCGATGATCCAGAACGTCGTCGACCGCGCGAAGAAGAACGCGATCAAGGCGGTGCTGGAGACCGGCCAATCGGGCCTGCGGATCCAGCATCTGCTCGACTCGATCGTCGACGAGTTCGCCGAGAACGAGGACCTGCCCAACACCACCAACCCCGACGACTGGGCGCGGATCTCGGGCAAGAAGGGCGAGCGGATCGTGTACATCCGCACCCTGGTCACCGGCAAGTCGTCGAGCGCGTCGCGCGCCATCGACACCGAATCGAACCTCGGCCAGTACCTCTAGGGACTCAATCCCTAAGCGGTTCAGTCGAATTCGAACGAGTAGCTGTTCGTCAGGTCATCCTGCGTCACGCGGGCGGGGCGAGTCGTGGTGTCCACCCGCAGCGTCTCGGTGAGCACGCGCGGCACATAACTCCACCCCTCGGGCAGCGTCAGCCGGTCGGCCAGCCCGGCCAGCTCGGCCCGCGACAGGTTGGGGTCGGCGACCTGGCTCCAGGTCTGCATGACCCAGCGCTTGCCGTCGGGATCGATCAGCTCGTAGATCTGTTCGCCGGCGTTGAAGACGAAGACCGTATTGCGGGTCACTTCGTTGACGGTGTACGGCGCGGGGTTCATCGACGACAGCTGCACGGTGGCCTGCTTGATCATCTCTATCCCGCCGAACGTCATCCGCTGCTGCGGACCGTCGGCCTGCTTCTCGATGGCGTTCATCAGCCAGTAACGCGGGCCGTTCAGCAAGGCCGCTGCGGCGCCGTGTTCTTGCGCGATCGCCTGGGGGTCGAGCTTGGACCACAACTCGGCCGGACAGTCGTTGAGTCCGAAGCTGTTGTAGACGGTGGCTTGTGGGCCGGATTCCCCGACCTCGACGAGAAGTACTTCGCCGTAACGCTTCCCGGACAGGTCGGACACCAGGCTGAAGTTAATCGGGGACCCTGGCGGCGTCAACAACGTCCGCGCTGTCGGACTCGTCGGCGACGTTGCCGAGGTAACGGTTGCGCGCCGCGAGCGCGGTGTGCAGGTCGTCGATCAGGGGGTCGAGGAACATCCCCCGGTACTCGTCGTCGTCGACCGCTCGCGCGCTGATGTACATGAACGTCAGCGCGCCCAGGAAAAGGCACATGTGGATCAGCGAGTCCGGCGCCGGAAAGGTCATGCCCAACACCGTCGTGGTCATGTCCTGATGGTGTGTCCACTCCTTGAGCAGCGGTGGCGTGAGAATGATGACGCCCAGAATCAGGTACATGGTGGCGCCGACGCCGGCCACCACCAGAATCTCGATCAGTTGCGAGGTCGCGAGCAAGAAGACGGCATTGAGGCGCTCCGACGGCTTGAGAGGTGAGCCCGCCGCGGGGCCGTGCATGGTGGCGAAGGGGGTGTTGACGAGGCTCTGGCTGCCTTCGGGCAGCGACGCCGTCGACCTCAGCAGCGGGCGCACCCGCTCGACGGTCTTGGACACCACGAACGCCGCCGCGATGCCCATCAGAAAAACGATGGCCAGCGTCAGCCGCTCCCCGTTGATGTTCGCGGCCATCAGCCAGACGTAGGTGTTGAAGAACACCAACGCGGTCAGCAGCACGATCGGCAGGGCCCGGATTGCCAGCGTGCCGACCGTCGAGAGGTGCTCGAACGTCATCCGCACCGCCCAGGCCAGCACCGACCCGACGCCGCAGCCGGTCAGCAACAGCACCACGACCAGGATGACGGCGTCGCGGGTCAATTGGATCGGGCCGGATTCGAAGATCCCGCACCCGACCGCGACGGCCAGCGCCGCGGTCGCGACGGCCGCGCGGGTGCGCCCGCTCGAGATCCGCGACACCAGCCAGCCGAGCAGGGCGGCCAGCGGGAGCGCGACTGCCAGCAGCGCGAGGATCGCCCACTGGCGGGTGGTCGGTGTCCCGTTGATGAAGACCTCGTTGCCGTCGCTGATCAGATAGACGCCCAGCAGGCAAACTTCGACCGCCGCCCACGCGGCCAGCATCGGAGCGCACCGCGGCCAGAGTCGTCGCCAACGGCCCCGCCGGGTCAGCACCGACGGTAGGCCGCGCTCCAGGAACCATCGT encodes:
- a CDS encoding RecB family exonuclease, whose amino-acid sequence is MTDQPQDQAGAASRPASRPALSPSRAADFKQCPLLYRFRAIDRLPEPPSTAQIRGSVVHAALEQLYGLPAAARGLETAVSLVEPAWEQVMAAEPDRFAELDSAQRTQVLEEARALLFGYYRLEDPTRFDPQCCEQRVEVELADGTLLRGFIDRIDVAATGELRVVDYKTGKAPPEARALAEFKAMFQMKFYAVALLRTRGVPPTRLRLIYLADGQVLDYSPELDELLRFEKTLMAIWRAIQSAGATGDFRPSKSRLCDWCPHHEYCPVFGGTPPPYPGWPDNVRAQAISHPTEPAA
- the trmI gene encoding tRNA (adenine(58)-N(1))-methyltransferase TrmI, with translation MSNTGPFVVGERVQLTDAKGRHYTMELTEGAEFHTHRGAIPHDTIIGLQQGSVVKSSNGTPYLVLRPLLVDYIMSMPRGPQVIYPKDAAQIVHEGDIFPGARVLEAGAGSGALTCSLLRAVGPDGQVVSYEVRADHAEHARRNVDVFFGRAPANWELIIGDVVDSGLPDDSFDRAVLDMLSPWEVLDAVSRLVVAGGVLVIYVATVTQLSKVVEALRAQECWTEPRAWETMQRGWHAVGLAVRPQHTMRGHTAFLVASRRLAPGTVAPMPLGRKRPGRDG
- a CDS encoding DUF503 domain-containing protein; translation: MWIAWLEFDVLLGDVRSLKEKRSVIRPVVAELRRKFGVSAAETGSQDLHRRAGIGVAVVSGDRAHAVEVLDAAERLVAAHPEFELLSVRRSLMRSEDSED
- the arc gene encoding proteasome ATPase, encoding MGESERSEAFGVDDETGMSSSDAAELEQLRREAAALREQLEQAAGSAGSTRSARDVHQLEARIDSLAARNSKLMETLKEARQQLLALREEVDRLGQPPSGYGVLLSSHEDETVDVFTSGRKMRLTCSPNIDVASLRKGQTVRLNEALTVVEAGTYESVGEISTLREVLNDGHRALVVGHADEERIVWLADPLVAEDLPDGVPDALNDDTRPRKLRPGDSLLVDTKAGYAFERIPKAEVEDLVLEEVPDVSYQDIGGLTRQIEQIRDAVELPFLHKDLYREYALRPPKGVLLYGPPGCGKTLIAKAVANSLAKKMAEVRGDDAREAKSYFLNIKGPELLNKFVGETERHIRLIFQRAREKASEGTPVIVFFDEMDSIFRTRGTGVSSDVETTVVPQLLSEIDGVEGLENVIVIGASNREDMIDPAILRPGRLDVKIKIERPDAEAAQDIFSKYLVETLPVHADDIAEFDGDRGACIAAMIEKVVERMYAEIDDNRFLEVTYANGDKEVMYFKDFNSGAMIQNVVDRAKKNAIKAVLETGQSGLRIQHLLDSIVDEFAENEDLPNTTNPDDWARISGKKGERIVYIRTLVTGKSSSASRAIDTESNLGQYL